The following coding sequences are from one Streptomyces sp. NBC_01485 window:
- the ndgR gene encoding IclR family transcriptional regulator NdgR produces the protein MDNSSGVGVLDKAALVLSALESGPATLAGLVAATGLARPTAHRLAVALEHHRLVARDMQGRFILGPRLAELAAAAGEDRLLATAGPVLTHLRDITGESAQLYRRQGDMRICVAAAERLSGLRDTVPVGSTLTMKAGSSAQILMAWEEPERLHRGLQGARFTATALSGVRRRGWAQSIGEREPGVASVSAPVRGPSNRVVAAVSVSGPIERLTRHPGRMHAQAVIDAAGRLSEALRRTG, from the coding sequence ATGGACAACAGTAGCGGCGTCGGCGTCCTGGACAAGGCAGCCCTTGTCCTGAGCGCCCTGGAGTCCGGTCCGGCCACCCTCGCAGGCTTGGTCGCTGCCACCGGACTCGCACGACCCACGGCCCACCGTCTGGCCGTGGCTTTGGAACATCACCGTTTGGTGGCGCGCGACATGCAGGGCCGTTTCATCCTGGGCCCCCGGCTGGCCGAGCTGGCCGCGGCCGCCGGCGAGGACCGCCTCCTGGCCACCGCGGGCCCGGTGCTCACGCACCTTCGTGACATCACGGGTGAGAGCGCGCAGCTCTACCGCCGCCAGGGCGACATGCGTATCTGCGTGGCCGCGGCGGAACGCCTGTCCGGCCTTCGGGACACGGTCCCGGTCGGCTCCACGCTCACGATGAAGGCGGGCTCCTCCGCGCAGATCCTGATGGCCTGGGAGGAGCCGGAGCGCCTGCACCGCGGCCTCCAGGGCGCCCGCTTCACGGCGACGGCCCTGTCGGGCGTACGACGCCGGGGCTGGGCGCAGTCCATCGGCGAGCGCGAGCCGGGCGTCGCGTCCGTCTCGGCTCCTGTGCGAGGTCCCTCCAACCGCGTGGTGGCCGCCGTCTCCGTGTCGGGCCCCATCGAGCGGCTGACCCGTCATCCGGGCCGCATGCACGCGCAGGCGGTCATCGACGCGGCGGGCCGCCTGTCGGAGGCACTGCGCCGCACGGGCTGA
- the leuC gene encoding 3-isopropylmalate dehydratase large subunit has protein sequence MGRTLAEKVWDDHVVRRAEGEPDLLFIDLHLLHEVTSPQAFDGLRQAGRPVRRLDLTIATEDHNTPTLDIDKPIADPVSRAQLETLRKNCAEFGVRLHPLGDVEQGVVHVVGPQLGLTQPGMTVVCGDSHTSTHGAFGALAFGIGTSQVEHVLATQTLPLARPKTMAITVDGELPDAVTAKDLILAIIARIGTGGGQGYILEYRGPAIEKLSMEARMTICNMSIEAGARAGMIAPDETTFEYIKGRAHAPEGDDWDAAVAYWKTLKTDDDAEFDAEVVIDGAALSPFVTWGTNPGQGAPLSADVPDPASYEDASERHAAEKALEYMGLTAGQPLRSINVDTVFVGSCTNGRIEDLRAAAAIVEGRKVADGVRMLVVPGSVRVGLQAVSEGLDVVFKDAGAEWRHAGCSMCLGMNPDQLAPGERSASTSNRNFEGRQGKGGRTHLVSPQVAAATAVLGHLASPADLSDAETRTPAGV, from the coding sequence ATGGGTAGGACACTCGCGGAGAAGGTCTGGGACGACCACGTCGTCCGGCGCGCGGAGGGCGAGCCCGACCTCCTCTTCATCGATCTGCACCTGCTGCACGAGGTGACCAGCCCGCAGGCCTTCGACGGTCTCCGTCAGGCGGGCCGCCCGGTGCGCCGTCTCGACCTCACCATCGCCACCGAGGATCACAACACCCCGACCCTCGACATCGACAAGCCCATCGCGGACCCGGTCTCCCGCGCGCAGCTGGAGACCCTGCGCAAGAACTGCGCCGAGTTCGGGGTGCGGCTGCATCCCCTCGGCGACGTCGAGCAGGGCGTCGTGCACGTCGTCGGTCCGCAGCTGGGTCTGACCCAGCCCGGCATGACCGTCGTCTGCGGCGACTCCCACACCTCCACGCACGGCGCGTTCGGCGCGCTGGCGTTCGGCATCGGCACCTCGCAGGTCGAGCACGTGCTGGCCACCCAGACGCTGCCGCTGGCCCGCCCCAAGACCATGGCGATCACGGTCGACGGCGAGCTGCCCGACGCCGTCACCGCCAAGGACCTGATCCTCGCGATCATCGCCAGGATCGGCACCGGCGGCGGCCAGGGGTACATCCTGGAATACCGCGGCCCCGCCATCGAGAAGCTCTCGATGGAGGCCCGGATGACCATCTGCAACATGTCGATCGAGGCCGGCGCCCGCGCGGGCATGATCGCCCCCGACGAGACGACCTTCGAATACATCAAGGGCCGCGCCCACGCCCCCGAGGGCGATGACTGGGACGCCGCGGTCGCGTACTGGAAGACGCTGAAGACGGACGACGACGCCGAGTTCGACGCCGAGGTCGTCATCGACGGCGCCGCGCTCTCGCCGTTCGTCACCTGGGGCACCAACCCCGGCCAGGGCGCGCCGCTTTCGGCGGACGTCCCCGACCCCGCATCGTACGAAGACGCATCGGAGCGCCACGCCGCCGAAAAGGCCCTGGAATACATGGGGTTGACGGCCGGGCAGCCGCTGCGCTCCATCAACGTGGACACCGTCTTCGTAGGTTCGTGCACCAACGGCCGCATCGAGGACCTGCGCGCCGCCGCCGCGATCGTCGAGGGCCGCAAAGTCGCCGACGGCGTGCGGATGCTGGTCGTCCCCGGCTCGGTCCGGGTCGGGCTCCAGGCCGTCTCCGAAGGCCTGGACGTCGTCTTCAAGGACGCCGGCGCCGAATGGCGGCACGCGGGCTGCTCGATGTGCCTGGGCATGAACCCCGACCAGCTGGCCCCGGGCGAGCGCTCCGCGTCCACCTCCAACCGCAACTTCGAGGGCCGCCAGGGCAAGGGCGGTCGTACGCACCTGGTGTCGCCGCAGGTCGCGGCCGCCACGGCCGTCCTGGGCCACCTCGCCTCCCCGGCCGACCTGTCCGACGCCGAGACCCGTACGCCCGCTGGAGTCTGA
- the leuD gene encoding 3-isopropylmalate dehydratase small subunit, with protein sequence MEAFTTHTGRAVPLRRSNVDTDQIIPAHWLKKVTRDGFEDGLFEAWRKDGTFILNRPERQGATVLVAGPDFGTGSSREHAVWALQNYGFKTVISSRFADIFRGNSLKNGLLTVVIEQKIVDALWELTEKDPQAEITVDLHAREVRAEGITASFELDENSRWRLLNGLDDISITLQNEGDISTYEAKRPSYKPRTLQA encoded by the coding sequence ATGGAAGCATTCACCACGCACACCGGCCGGGCCGTCCCGCTGCGCCGCTCCAACGTCGACACCGACCAGATCATCCCTGCTCACTGGCTCAAGAAGGTCACGCGGGACGGGTTCGAGGACGGGCTGTTCGAGGCCTGGCGCAAGGACGGGACGTTCATCCTCAACCGGCCCGAGCGGCAGGGGGCCACGGTCCTGGTCGCCGGCCCCGACTTCGGCACCGGCTCCTCCCGTGAACACGCCGTCTGGGCGCTGCAGAACTACGGCTTCAAGACCGTGATCTCGTCCCGCTTCGCCGACATCTTCCGCGGCAACTCGCTGAAGAACGGCCTGCTCACGGTGGTGATCGAGCAGAAGATCGTGGACGCGCTGTGGGAGCTTACGGAGAAGGACCCGCAGGCCGAGATTACCGTCGACCTCCACGCCCGCGAGGTGCGCGCCGAGGGCATCACCGCGTCCTTCGAGCTGGACGAGAACTCCCGCTGGCGGCTGCTGAACGGGCTGGACGACATCTCCATCACCCTCCAGAACGAGGGCGACATCTCCACGTACGAGGCCAAGCGGCCGTCGTACAAGCCGAGGACGCTCCAGGCCTGA